AAGTCATCCATGAAGCCAAGCAGGCCGAAGAGGGCCTCTGGGACAAAGTCCAGCGGCGATGCCAGGTACGTGAGCGCCCCCACCAGGCAGAGAAGAATACGGATTCGGAACATCCAGAAGAGGCCCCCGACTGAGAACATCTCCCTGAAGGCATGACGGAGGAGTGTGGGAACGTCCCGCAGACGGTCCATGAGCTGCAGTACACGTGGGCATCAGGACGCAGCTTTGCAATATTGCATTAATGCaccatgcatatacatacatatacagctGAAGATGATTCCAGGGAATCCAGTATACatacaaggtttccaaagaatcAGGACATTTcaagacagaggtccttcatctgcTGTGCAAATAGTGCTCATCATATTGTTTATCTAGAAACTTTGTATATTTCACTGCCATTTTTATTCTCTACAATATAGAGATAGGCAGGTTAGATAGGCAGGTCCTCTGTCTGAATGTGTTCCCTTTCCAATTCTAGTTCACACACCATCAAATTCTCATGCAAACACTTTCAAACTTACTCTTACACAATAATACTCTCACACTCCCTATTAAATTCTCATGAGTACACTATCAATGTCATACTTGCTATTAAACTATAAAGTGTACACCATCATACTTCTGTGCACCGTCGTGTTCTGGACACATCATACTTCAGACTAATATTGTCCCTCACATCATTATTCATTGTGTTAGGTATGTGATTATGTCTGATAGTGTGTGAGCTCTTAATAGTCTGTATAAGAATTACAGTAGTACATGCATAGGAATTTACTGGTGTATGCATGAGTTTGACAATGTGTTTAAGAGAAGGCTGATACTGTGTGAGAGATGTACAatagtgcatgtgtatgagtgtgtgagagaaatatgAATTACAGCCCACACAGCTATTCATACAGTTTTTGCTACCTTAATATATGAATGTATGCATGAAGGAATGAGTACTAATATGAATGTATGAAATAtgtatctcacacacattcatattttatcaGTGCTGCACAATATAGTTTACCAGGTTTCTTAATCACAGTACTTACAATATGACAAAGCTGCCAAATGCAAATTAGCTCTCTAACattacgtgtgcgtgcgtgcgcacgtgtgtgtgtatttgtacgTGCTGTGAGCAGTCTGACCCATCTTAGACTCTCAGACGTCTTAGATGAGGGTTCTGTGGGCCATGGTGATGAATCACGGCATTCATAGCATCCggcaaacagaaataaatctgGGCAATATTAATGCAGGCCACAAACGTCTGCCCACATTGACTCACAGAACGGGGCTGGCCGGAGAACCTGCGATTGTAGTCGTTGACATCAGCGAGTATCAGACGAGGGTCAAGCTGCCCGTCTGGCATTGGAGCATTCTGTTCTGTATGCCGGAACAGTGGAAACAACAGGGTCACCTGATGGGCACAAAGGTCAGAGGTTATATAAGGAAATATTCTGTTATGAAACATCTTTTGCTGTCATTTGACAGTGTACGTAAGAAGTGCAAAATCCTCTCCCTTACCATTTGTCTGCAGATGGGACAGTTTATGGCTCCCAGCCAGGTACCATAGCGCCAATAGGCTATAATACATGAACCTGAGGAACATAGATGGCTACATTGACACCAGTGTACTGACCACGGCGCAGGCTGTCCTACTGAGGTGCAACTAGACAGGAAAAGCAAaactgactccagatcagtaCACTCCACCCTCAAACGTTTTGAGGAATACAAATTTCATAAATTCACAAGCTCACTTTGTGACAGTGTTTGGATGCCACTAGCTGCTCACAAAGGCTAAGCGGTGGATTTCAAATAGATGTCATGACGGTAACGACACTGACAGTGCAGCAAGTTTAAAAAGCCACGATCAATTAAAAGCAGTGCCTCACCGCAAAAGAGATGGCCGCAGTTGGTCTCCACGGGAAGCACAGCCTGCTGGAGACACACGGGGCAGGACATGTCCGAGTAGTACTGCTGCCGTGGCTCAGATGGCACCTCCTGGGGGAGAGTCAGAGCAGCGCACAGTCACCAACCACACTGGAGTCCAAGCAAGATTGGGTTAGCAACACAAACTGAGCTGTATTCATGGAGCCGGAGCACATCACTTCGTGCAATAAAGAAATGATACTTAAAatagtgaaaaagaaagaagagagaagtcTTCACCAAAATGGAGTGTTTCTCCACATTCCAGCATTTCTCCTTCTTCCACATTACACACGTGATGTATGTGAGAGTTACACATACGGCACAACGTTTGCCTCTGACCTGCTCTGTCTGTAGCTGCTGTCGAACGGCTTGTACATGTTCCTGATTCTCTGGGTGGATACCCTGATGCtcatttctgacacacacacacacacacagagagagagcaatttCTTGTAAAGCATATAATCATACAAAATACAAGCAGTGCACTAGAACCACAGCTTCTTAGAAACATGCAGGCAGATGGGCATATAGGTGGTAACGTGTGTTTCCCACCTGCAGAGCAGCGTGGCCACCGTCCCTAGGAACGTTAGGCTCAAGATGACCACTACTAGGACGGGGTTGCTAACCCCTTCAATAAGGGAGTGCTCATCCTGCAGGAAAGGATTCGCATCCAGACGCTCACTGCTTTCCATTCCACCTTCTCATAGCCTGCACTCCCATTATCATGGCAACACAAATCGGAAGACATATGACACTGATCTTCAAACACGCAGTTAGAACCAATAACTTCAGTTTACAAGCACGGTGTCTCTGACGATCATTTAGAATCATTTTTATTAGATATCACGACCGGACTAGAACGGTATTAAGAGGAATAATGTGGTCTTCAAACTACGTTGTAATATTCTGCCTTCCTACAGTATATGTATTATAATATCAATGTAGAGTGAGGAGATGGATTTAAATCCAAGACTATGAACTAGAACATATAATGACCACATTAATTACGGCGGGGTTTTAGTTCCCAGGAGCTGTTTACAGCAGATGGTCAAGACAGCAGCACCTCGCTATAGCTAAGCTTACTATGTTTAAGCTGTATCGACCCGCCTGCGTTCATCAATCTCTGATAAAGACAGCCGTACATTTCCATTTACGGTCGACACTTACATGAGTTAATAACAGTCCGCCGTCCAACAGAATTATATGTCTAACTGTCTCCCTCGTACGCTACGAAACGATCCAAATTTGCAATCCTCTTCCGCATACCTTCTGGGACCCAGGGTAGTTTAGATGATTGCCTGCTAAATTTAAAATCCGTTTCAATTCGAGTCGATTATAATGGATcgttctttgtttctttttttatatcacctctgtttaaaagaaaataaaccatATATTTTGAATTCATACTAATTCGATGAGGTATCAGTTTAGACAGGCGTTTAGGCGACTTCGTTTTGCAGGGTGGCATTCTAAGGACCCAGCTGGGAGAGGAGCTGGTCTATCTTAGCCGGTGTGGCGCTTGTGTTTCAACATATTCGATCATTACATTTTCTTGTGTGTAGTATATCGACTAGGTTACGTTAACAAAAGCGTAGAGACGAAATTGGGACGTAATACACCGCGTTCGGTTCGGACGGGCTGACTGGTTTTCTGATCAAATCGATCGGCCGATTTGCGGGAGTCGACCCTGTGTTGATAAATCTGGAATCATCTGATCCGCGATGGCTGCTCTGGAAACGGTGGATCGAGTCGAACTGTGCGAGAGTCTCCTGACATGGGTAAGCCTGCCCGTCTCCGGCCAAGACGCATTTTGCGGCGGATAACGGAAATTTTCCGACAGCGGGGAATGAGAACggagagttaaaaaaaagaaaaaaagaaagatgatcGCGTCCTAAAGTCTGTAGGCTCCTTGACACAGCCGTGTGCTTACTGACAAGTTAGCTGTTTACGGAAAATAGTGTGGAAAACACACACGGGACCAGCTGCTACAGTGGTAACGTTAACCCAAGAAGTTGGACTGTCGGACATCTGTGGCGAGGCAGCTGGTGCTGATAGATAGCTAACCTTTACACCATCACAGAGAGGGTCCCAGGTAGCGTTGAAGCCAAGCAGGGATGATAACCAGCTAGCTGCTTGTCCGATGATCTGGACTCGTTTCCATCGTCGCTACTGCGTGGCTTCAAGCTGGCTGTGATTTCCTCTCAGCTGATGGAAACATCTCTCCAGACGCTATTCCCACTCATGGTCAAATATGTGTAAACTGAGGCTGGCTTCCTTTCGCCGATGGAGAAGCAAATTTCAGATAAAGCTGATTCAAAAGTGTTTTGCCCTGTGGGGAGGTTAAACTAGCTAAAAAAGGGCTCTTCTCAGACACTTTGTTATGAGATTGAGACGAAGGTGAAGGACTGACAGCGACACCAGCGTCTCCATTGTTGTTCTGTTCTAGATGTTCTGTAGATAAAGAACTGGTCGTAGGATTAGGTGGACAGGGCTGTAATGAGAAACTGTAATGAGGCATACTAAAACACCTCAGTGTTTACCAGGGATGTATTCTGAAATATCTCAAATTCGTCCTCTGACATGCTGTGCATCAAAGGATATAAGTGCTTTGAGTAGCAGACCACTTATGGGGATGACAGATGACAAGAAAGCCCTTCTGCTTGCACTGACACGCACTCGGACACACTAGGACTGTGTTGTGTGGCAATGCAGCTCTAGCAGTACGCTGCTGTGGAGAGGCTCTGGCGTGCCCATGTGTACCTGACACAGAGGAGCTGGAGTGTCCCAGCTGGGCCCAGGCACCCTCACTGCTGTGTGCAGCGCTAGAGGAGCAGCCTGGGAAGcctggtggtgtgtgcagtgtccACCACTCCATGTCATGCTGAGGGTGAACAGCTTGGCCAGAGGGTTTATAAAATGTACGCCAAACTGTCTGACTCGGAAGGATGAATATCAGTACAGGAAGAATGCGTGTGAGTTTGAGTTTGGTTTCCTCAATGTGCTTGTTAACTTTGTTCTCCATCTCAACAGGATCTGTGTCTGGTCTTCTCTCTGATCCTTGTGTGTGACTGCCATACGGTTTCCCTTACTAATACTTCTCCATGCCATGTTTTAGTCCCGTGTGTGCAAAACACAGACGCGGCTGCGttagaaaaacacagacagcacgGGTAGGAGAAGCATACCGGGAAAGCCTGACCGCGTTAGAGCCAGCACAGTGTCTCGCGCACTCCCGACAGCCTGCGGCAGGGTGACAAGCAGGTGTCCCGTGCTCCTCGGTGCGCGGTTAAGGACGACGCGCCGGGGACGAGACCTCTCTGCGGAGACGCGCGTCTGAACTGGGACACTTCGTGCTGACACTCCCGCTGCCCTTAGAGGGAATGCGCCGCCCTTAGAAGTCATTCTGTTTTAATACTGAACTGAGGCCAGTACTTGTGTTGCTTTTACAGCTTTTTGTTAAACGTGGCCTGCATTAGCACAGATGGTATTATGTTAACCAGGCTCTGGGAGTCTGATGCTTTTGACCAGTAGCCATTTCCGCCAGTGGACCTGCGAAGTTTGGGGGGGTTTTTAAAGTGGGGAAAGAGGCGGGCGAGCAGAGAGTGCGGCGCTAAGCACTCCTATACGCACGTCCTCTTAATGCGCACACATGGGTTAGTTGTTTTGTGTGCTGTGAGGAAATTAAGGAAACTTCAGAGGGCCTTGTGGCTTGGATCGAAACAAATGTTTTGGTGTCGTGGGGGTGTCATCCAGTTACTCTTGCATGTTCACGAGGTGTGAAGCAGTTAAGTGGTAGTGTGACATCATCTGACGGGACAGGTTTAAGGATTAGTTGATTACAGGGTGtagtcacttttttttcccttggttgttgtgttttttccccctctgttaTTACTGCCTGTACACACAACAGTCTCTCCTCAACAGGAGCCGTTGGGTGTAGAGAGACAGCATGGCGCTGTTGTGAGATGTTCGACATCAGGGTACCAATCGAGCTGCTCCTCTGTGAAGCGCAAAGGCGTTAAGAATTCCCCGCATGTGTGATGCCAGAGTCTCGCAGGCTCTGTTGTACTGGTCTTCTCGGACTCCAGGCAGGTGCCAGTCAGAAGCAGAGTGTGTTCTTCTGCGTCGGGCAGGGCCGCTACGCATGGAAACTGCTACCTCAAGCAGTGGAGGTTCGCTGCACTCCGCCTACACCAAGACATCCTGGTCTGATGTGTGAAGGCTAAATGCTTAATTCTTAATTTTTCAGAAACTGTTTTGCTAATAAGCAGATGTAGTTTAGTAATAACTATTTAATGACTAGCTCTTAATCGGTGGAATACGAGTAACCAAATCCATCTGTTAAACCAAAGCCATTTTGTTTATCCTGTCCTGTTAGGATATCGAGGCATCACTACCATCTACAGTATTTGAACAAACTTGTCTCTTTCTGATGCAGCAGAGGAGAACACAGCTAAAGCGTTGCCCTTTCAACTGCTTTTTTCACGCCCAGGCTAAAACTGCTCCGTGTTCCTGTGTGTAAACAATCATGGCTGATGGTGGTAACCGGACACCGAGTAGAGCAGGAAGCTGGGATTGAGTCCCGCTGGGGGGTTCCTCACTGTCCGAGGGAAGACCGCTGAGACGTGTCCGCACGAGCCAGGGCCGTGCTCAGTTCAGTCTCTGCTTAGCATGATCAGCGCGTGGATGAGGCGCTCTGCTAATGGCTGCTGCATTATGGTGGCGTCTCGAGCAAACAGACGAGCCGCACGTCAGGCTATCCTGCAGCCCGCCTGTTTTCATTCATGTCCTGCTTGGTGATTGGTTGCAGAGTTGACCACACTTGACTTCGTCGGAAGTTGACGCGCGCCCTGTAGTATAATGCTaacctcacccccccccccccccccgggtctCTTGGGCCTTGGCTCCGCTCCCTACGCCTGCTTTGAACTGCACGGTCAGTAATGAGAAATATCGACATGCTAAAATGGCATGTCTATTCTCTAtcgctttctgtctctctctctctgtctgtctctctatctcttcagAAGCAATATGGTCAGCTCACATTCCTCCCATAGCTGCTAGCAGACCTTAAAAAGATCTTGCGATATGCCGTCTCAGACTCCAGCCTTTACAGTCACTTGCCCTCACATGTGTAGGATTATCAGGTGCAGTTGGTAGCAGACCTGTCACAGCTGGGCAGCTCTCCAGATCTGCAGTAGGTCTTTAGTGGGGTAGTCCCAATCAGCAGCTGAATTCCTGTGCAATTGCCGGATAGACAAAGGTACAAGACTCCGCAAGTTTGAGTGTGTTGCCATGCTGGTGGGAAGTCTGCCTTGCCTGTCCTTCTCAGACTTTTGGTTCACGTCAGCTGTCACATGTGCAGCATTTCCTGTTAGCCAAACTGGAACTCAAGTCGTTAATTTCTTGGAAAGCTTAGTCTGTTCACTTTAAGTGATGATGACCTTTATTTATGATTTGTGTGACCTTTGGTACCACTGTTGATTTCAAGGTGtttaacatgcaaataaatggaCAGCTTACTTctttttacataaaattaatGCAGTTTGTTGCAGTGAAAGCAAAAGGGAACCAGCTGCCTCTGACCTCAGTCCTTTGTCTTTACCTGGCAAGTGAACTTTACAGAGGACTCGGTTCTCTTTCTGGTCCTCTTTAGCACCGATGAGAAATCGGACCACTTGTTCACACCACTACAGTGAACTCACGTGGGTCCTTAGGTTCAGAGGTCTTAGAGTTTGGCCTGATTTTTTTCTCACAtggtttttaaaactttcaCATAGCACAGGAGCAGCTCAATGTGATCTTCTTCCCAGACGTCACAGAAAGCTGCCGTCTCTTCCTCAGACACCACAGGCCCACGGGCAGCCATTGTTCTCTAGTTTTCTCCACTCGAGATCGTCGCGTCGTATGACAAACCTGATGAAGGCCAGTGCGAAATGCACCAATGCCACTGTGTATTCACATCCATGCATCAGACCGCCGAACCACAAACGAACCGTACTGACACCGCCTCCGTTTCACGCTCCGTTTAGAGCGGTCCAAGTTTGTGTGACACGTTCTCATAGGCAAAAGAAACCATGACTCAGCGGTCCGTGATCACTCAGAACACTGCAACGGCCCGAGTCCTCTTCAGGGAATTGCCGCGTCTGTTTCCGTCCGCTGAGGTTTATCAGAATGTTCCCCTTTCTCTTCTACTCTTGAACCCTAACGCTGTGCATAGTTTGGGCTTGTTCTGGGCCTGGGCCGGTATTCCTAAAGCAGCCGGTACAGTTTTGCTGGGTGCGCTCTTCGTGAGGCCGGTGTTCTGCGTTGTGAGTACTGAGAACTGAGCTCCAGAACTGCAGCTTTCCTGAGAGGATTATTAGGCAGGCGAGTCCTTGACTACGGCCGTCGTCTTCGGGGCCCCTCCAGCCGCCCTAGTCCCCAGCCGTTTCTGTTCGGGCACGCTCAGGGCAGCCCGTGGGTGTGGACTTCCTCTCTGGAGCTGTGGACCCTGCCTTTCCTCTGAGTTATCCAGGCTGGCAGAGAGTTGCCAGAAGCCTGTGGAGCTCAAGGTATAAAGGTTGCAGGCCACCAAGTTGGCCAATAAATCCAGTGTTATTTCTGGGCAATTCCCTCGGGATGTGGGTCAGAGGTGAAACGTCCTTCAGGATAACGGATGGGCTTGGGGTAAACTTGGAGTGGTTGGTGCCGGTTTACATAAGTAAACACAATGGCTGTTCAGTACCACGGTGTGATTTATTCTTAttggctcgtgtgtgtgtgtgtgtgtgtgtgtgtgtgtgtgtgtgtgtgtgtgtgtgtgtgtgtgtgtgtgtgaactcagtGTTGGATTTCTTAACCAACATGTGAGAGCTAAAATTAAAGTCTGGCCAGCAGTCCCTGTTTGCCCTGTAAAGTGGACAGACACTGATCCCCACACTGAGGGAGGTTGGTGGGTGAATGTAGTCCAGCGTGCAGCCACCTCTGCTCCTGATTGGGTGGATTTCCCACCCTGACTGCCCAGAGCCTGGCAATGAACTGATGAACTTAATCAGGCAATCAACAAACAGTTCTGCAATCCGGCCCTCCAGGATCAGAGCTGGCGCCCTCTGGTGTTTGTTGTTTGCAGCATGTTCTATCCTAGCTGCGTGGTCAGCTGGTAAACACAGCTATGGCACACACCGAGCTCAGATCGTGATGAGGGGTTCGTCTTGACCTGTCTGTCCAAGCcgtctgtgttttctttttttatatctGGTTCGGCTCATTAAACAGGCAACAGGTGGAGAGTCTGAGTCAGCACTCCCCCATCACAAACAGCACCCATCCTGTTTACAGTGACCTAACCGATGGCTTGTGTAAGCTCATTAGTCAGGTCAGACCTCTTCAAGGGCCCTATGATGAGGTTTAGCGCATTACCCGTTCTGCCTTGTCCTGCATAATCCTTGTATGGTCTGGATTGCTCTGTCTTAGGTGAGGTGTAGATGTTTGCTATCTAAACACCCGACACTTTTTCTGGTGACTGCGTTAAAACGGAGCGCTTCCATACAGTGGGGAAACTAGGCCAAGCTTTTCCTTTGTTGAGAGTAGTACCTCGAAATATAGACTCACTAGGAAGATGTCATTTGTTAGGTGTGAGTGATGGTGGGACAACCTCAGCCCCTCCTCATTTGGGGAATCTGTCTTCCCCAAACATCTGCTCAGAAGTACCAGATGATTTTAtccctttccctttctctctctctctctctctctctctctctctctctctctctctctctctctctctctctctctctctgtctttgtgtgtatgcatgagagtgtgtagggtgcgggcggggtgtgtgtatgtgtgtgagtctatgtTTTCATTAGTTGCAGGGTGCGGTAGAGGAATTCCTTAAAAACATCTgttatctctctcacacagctgtctgaactgtgtgtgaTCCAAACAGGAAATATACAAGGCTCACCAATGGCGAACCTTTGGGATATGATCACTCTGATTGGATTAATGTGCAGTGTGAACCCCGCGTCAGGCTGTGATGCTGTGTAGGTTTGACTGAGGACCTCTCTGTCCATCCCAGGGGCTACAGCACAGGACAAACACCCACCTCCAAAACACAGTGCTCTCCTCTAGTAGAATaacagcccctccctctctctctctccccccctccctctctctccccctctctccctctctctctccctccctccctctctctctccctccctctctctccccctccctctctctctctctctctctctctccctccctctccggttctcccccctccccctggttctctctctctccctctctctctctctctccctccctccctctctctccccctccctccctccctccctccctccctctctctctccctccctctctctctctccccctccctctctctccccccctctctctctccctccctccccctctctctctccccctccctctctctctccccccctctctctctctctccctctctccccccctctctctccctctccctctctctctccctccctccttctctccctctctctccctctctctctccctccctccctct
This is a stretch of genomic DNA from Electrophorus electricus isolate fEleEle1 chromosome 6, fEleEle1.pri, whole genome shotgun sequence. It encodes these proteins:
- the rnf170 gene encoding E3 ubiquitin-protein ligase RNF170 isoform X2 — protein: MWKKEKCWNVEKHSILEVPSEPRQQYYSDMSCPVCLQQAVLPVETNCGHLFCGSCIIAYWRYGTWLGAINCPICRQMVTLLFPLFRHTEQNAPMPDGQLDPRLILADVNDYNRRFSGQPRSLMDRLRDVPTLLRHAFREMFSVGGLFWMFRIRILLCLVGALTYLASPLDFVPEALFGLLGFMDDFFVILLLFVYISIMYREVVTQRLTG
- the rnf170 gene encoding E3 ubiquitin-protein ligase RNF170 isoform X3, coding for MSCPVCLQQAVLPVETNCGHLFCGSCIIAYWRYGTWLGAINCPICRQMVTLLFPLFRHTEQNAPMPDGQLDPRLILADVNDYNRRFSGQPRSLMDRLRDVPTLLRHAFREMFSVGGLFWMFRIRILLCLVGALTYLASPLDFVPEALFGLLGFMDDFFVILLLFVYISIMYREVVTQRLTG
- the rnf170 gene encoding E3 ubiquitin-protein ligase RNF170 isoform X1; translation: MESSERLDANPFLQDEHSLIEGVSNPVLVVVILSLTFLGTVATLLCRNEHQGIHPENQEHVQAVRQQLQTEQEVPSEPRQQYYSDMSCPVCLQQAVLPVETNCGHLFCGSCIIAYWRYGTWLGAINCPICRQMVTLLFPLFRHTEQNAPMPDGQLDPRLILADVNDYNRRFSGQPRSLMDRLRDVPTLLRHAFREMFSVGGLFWMFRIRILLCLVGALTYLASPLDFVPEALFGLLGFMDDFFVILLLFVYISIMYREVVTQRLTG